The following are encoded in a window of Clostridia bacterium genomic DNA:
- a CDS encoding efflux RND transporter permease subunit yields MISKILKSSFSRPVLTLVLVLAACALGAVWLQDLRRDVFPDLSAPVFNVIVQNPAMGAEELETGVAVPMEVALAGLPDVRRIRSTSLLGVTQVTVEFESDADYNRSRQFVAERVNQVAAQLPPGMDAPNISSLTGRLNEIFEFTLEAQPGAADPMVLRDLAEFEVRNRLLAVPGVASIERLGGYLRQFQVQLDPDRMSARGITLDDVEHAVQGSNINAAGGFVTEGSMEWTVRAVGRASNVEDLRSTIVAMKSRTPVLLGDIADVREAPAVRRGVAHRLNGEVVSCRVIKQFGADTMMVSAGIREALDDIGKTLPKGVQLRTVYDQSVLIGSSLGGVERAILIGAVLVILVLFALLGDLRAALVVTLTLPLSIALSGLLLKPLGIGINTMTLGGLAIAVGLLVDAAIIVTENIVHRITVRHTNGNRRETALAAAIEVGRPIAFATFIVMAVFLPLFAMTGIEGRMYSPLAAAVVAAIAASLVLALTLVPVVAAMFLRPKHSVAEEDVWLVRKLKAVYAPFLDYALRHRGKVLIVAFAVTAPTLVLALYVGSDFMPKLNEGAFLIQTVLPPETSLDEVDRVNHRVEDALRTFPEVEDVVRRTGRAERSEDPMPHTWSDVLVILKPDGGRAPDQLEDAMREKLQGIAGVTTLFTTPLGMRIDEGLGGTPADISVRIFGADLDKLAALGERAQELMRGIKGVEDLRVEKLTGMPQLKVSIDRQAVARVGLTPGDVIRAIRVGLAGEEESEVWIGQRRFDMVVKLQDEHRNTPKSIGALLVDGHDGSRIPLSQLATIEQTFGPGTIRREAGSRRIAVESAVDGRDLGSTAAEINAKLSRELSLPTGYFFNVGGRVESQSRAADSLRIAIAVAILAVFLLLYMALGSAAEAAVILATLPTASVGGIVALLIAGETWNVSSLVGLIGLFGIAVQNGLVLISQTRGLVAEGMPFEDALRGACIGRVRPKIMTAATAILGLLPLLVLRLHGTEIERPLAVVMIGGLVTSTLFTLLALPTFYMTVHRLQERYASRLRHSSQTAQMEGD; encoded by the coding sequence ATGATTAGCAAAATCCTAAAGAGTTCGTTCTCCCGCCCTGTGTTGACTCTGGTGCTCGTTCTCGCCGCATGTGCCCTCGGCGCGGTATGGCTTCAAGACTTGCGACGGGACGTTTTCCCCGATCTCTCTGCGCCTGTGTTCAACGTTATTGTGCAGAACCCTGCGATGGGAGCAGAGGAGCTGGAAACAGGAGTCGCCGTTCCAATGGAAGTCGCGCTTGCGGGCCTCCCGGATGTGCGACGCATCCGCTCGACCTCACTGCTTGGTGTCACACAGGTCACGGTAGAGTTCGAGTCGGACGCGGACTACAACCGCTCCCGGCAATTTGTGGCTGAGCGCGTCAACCAGGTAGCAGCCCAACTTCCACCCGGTATGGACGCGCCTAACATCTCAAGCCTCACGGGGCGGCTCAACGAGATCTTCGAGTTCACACTGGAAGCGCAACCAGGTGCCGCCGATCCTATGGTTCTGCGCGATCTTGCTGAGTTTGAAGTCCGCAATAGATTGTTGGCCGTTCCGGGTGTCGCTTCGATCGAGCGTCTTGGTGGCTATCTGCGGCAATTCCAGGTGCAGCTTGACCCCGATCGCATGTCGGCAAGAGGTATCACGCTTGATGATGTGGAGCACGCGGTGCAAGGCAGCAACATCAATGCCGCCGGCGGATTCGTCACGGAAGGATCGATGGAATGGACCGTTCGTGCTGTCGGTCGCGCCAGTAATGTCGAGGACCTCCGCAGCACAATCGTTGCAATGAAGAGCAGGACGCCGGTTCTGCTCGGCGACATTGCTGACGTGCGAGAAGCGCCCGCAGTTCGCCGAGGAGTCGCACACCGGTTGAATGGCGAAGTCGTAAGCTGCCGCGTCATCAAGCAGTTCGGTGCAGACACGATGATGGTTTCGGCGGGAATCCGCGAGGCTCTCGATGACATCGGCAAAACGTTGCCCAAGGGCGTGCAGCTGCGAACCGTTTATGACCAGTCAGTATTGATCGGAAGTTCGCTCGGAGGCGTTGAAAGGGCGATTCTGATCGGTGCCGTACTCGTCATCCTCGTACTGTTTGCTCTTCTAGGCGATCTTCGCGCCGCGCTCGTCGTTACCCTAACGCTTCCGCTATCGATTGCGCTGTCCGGGCTGCTTTTGAAACCGCTCGGTATCGGCATCAACACGATGACTCTCGGCGGACTGGCGATCGCTGTTGGTCTGCTGGTCGATGCTGCAATCATCGTCACCGAGAACATCGTCCACCGCATTACCGTTCGACACACGAACGGCAATCGACGTGAAACCGCGCTTGCGGCAGCGATCGAGGTCGGCAGGCCGATTGCGTTTGCCACGTTTATTGTCATGGCCGTTTTCCTTCCGCTGTTTGCAATGACCGGCATCGAGGGGAGGATGTACAGCCCCTTGGCTGCGGCTGTGGTGGCGGCAATCGCCGCGTCTCTTGTGCTCGCGCTGACGCTTGTTCCGGTGGTGGCTGCCATGTTCTTGCGGCCCAAACACAGCGTCGCAGAGGAAGACGTGTGGCTCGTGCGCAAGCTTAAGGCCGTTTACGCGCCGTTCCTGGATTACGCACTGAGGCACCGGGGAAAGGTGCTCATTGTGGCCTTCGCGGTAACCGCTCCCACACTCGTTCTCGCGCTCTATGTTGGCTCGGATTTCATGCCCAAGTTGAATGAAGGGGCCTTCCTGATCCAGACCGTATTGCCTCCCGAGACCTCTTTGGACGAAGTAGATCGCGTAAACCATCGTGTCGAAGATGCATTGCGCACTTTCCCCGAAGTCGAGGACGTGGTTCGACGCACGGGGCGTGCCGAACGCAGTGAAGATCCCATGCCGCATACCTGGTCCGACGTCCTCGTGATCCTCAAGCCTGACGGTGGGCGCGCGCCTGACCAGCTTGAGGACGCGATGCGCGAGAAACTTCAGGGCATTGCGGGCGTTACGACGCTGTTCACCACTCCGCTTGGCATGAGAATCGATGAAGGACTCGGCGGCACTCCAGCCGACATCTCTGTCCGAATCTTCGGCGCTGATCTCGACAAACTGGCGGCGCTCGGCGAACGGGCACAAGAGTTGATGCGCGGAATCAAGGGCGTCGAGGACCTGCGGGTCGAGAAACTCACCGGCATGCCTCAGTTGAAAGTGAGCATAGACAGACAGGCGGTTGCGCGTGTGGGCCTAACCCCTGGCGATGTCATCCGTGCGATTCGGGTGGGACTTGCGGGCGAGGAAGAATCGGAAGTGTGGATCGGGCAGCGGCGGTTCGACATGGTAGTCAAGCTGCAAGACGAACATCGCAACACTCCGAAATCAATCGGCGCATTGCTGGTCGATGGACACGACGGGTCGCGCATCCCACTTAGCCAGCTTGCCACAATCGAGCAGACCTTTGGCCCCGGAACGATTCGACGGGAAGCCGGCAGCCGGCGTATTGCGGTGGAGTCGGCCGTCGATGGAAGAGACCTCGGCAGCACCGCCGCCGAGATCAACGCCAAATTGTCGCGGGAACTGAGCCTTCCAACTGGATACTTCTTCAATGTGGGTGGTCGCGTAGAAAGTCAGTCTCGGGCTGCCGATTCTCTACGCATCGCCATCGCTGTCGCAATCCTGGCCGTATTCCTCTTACTGTATATGGCGTTGGGATCGGCAGCCGAAGCAGCGGTGATCCTGGCTACCTTACCCACAGCTTCGGTCGGTGGTATCGTCGCCCTGCTCATCGCTGGCGAGACCTGGAACGTGTCATCGCTGGTTGGTTTAATAGGCCTGTTCGGAATCGCCGTGCAGAACGGCCTCGTTCTCATCTCACAAACTCGTGGACTTGTGGCGGAGGGGATGCCGTTCGAAGATGCGCTTCGCGGTGCCTGCATCGGCCGCGTACGCCCAAAGATAATGACGGCGGCAACAGCGATCCTTGGCTTGCTTCCACTCCTCGTCTTGCGTTTGCATGGCACCGAGATCGAGAGGCCGCTGGCGGTCGTGATGATTGGAGGACTGGTCACATCCACCTTATTCACCCTGCTGGCACTCCCGACGTTCTACATGACTGTGCATCGTCTGCAAGAGCGCTACGCGAGTCGCCTGAGACATTCGTCTCAAACTGCGCAAATGGAAGGAGACTGA
- a CDS encoding beta-propeller fold lactonase family protein codes for MFTLLLLVFLTACGDNSNSTNQPTGNTPTPAPIPSPAPVPNPTPVPTPTPAPVLPARFIYTREPSNQIDIGAIQAGGRLTSGSKPILLGDVVFVISLVALPSGKFLYGSGISSSSFGEPFGKNQIGEFRIESTGGLTQLPGSPIDLPMGAGVLLVDPGGRFLFMRLDRIWDTWSVDANTGQLTEVGTSGTAGTGFQPAISHDGKFLFNIDTSNVENKQVVVDAVDTNGTATPVAGSPFSTDSANTPSAVAVSPLGNFVFVTNFHDTGPIVSPPTNGDISVFSLARDGSLTPVPGSPFPAGLNPGGPVITPDGKFLYIRASQADGADEIEGFSIASSGALAPLANNPQATGFIEAGIAMDRSDWRFSVRRQRQRHEEL; via the coding sequence GTGTTCACCCTGCTTCTGCTCGTCTTTCTCACTGCCTGTGGCGATAATTCCAACTCGACCAATCAGCCGACGGGAAACACTCCAACTCCTGCACCCATTCCAAGTCCGGCTCCAGTTCCCAATCCGACTCCCGTACCCACTCCAACCCCCGCGCCAGTGTTGCCTGCGAGATTTATCTATACGCGGGAGCCCAGCAATCAGATCGATATTGGAGCTATACAGGCAGGCGGAAGGCTCACGTCTGGAAGTAAACCAATTCTGCTCGGCGATGTCGTGTTCGTCATCTCCCTAGTTGCACTGCCGAGTGGGAAATTCCTGTATGGCAGTGGGATATCGAGCTCTTCATTCGGAGAACCATTCGGTAAGAATCAAATTGGAGAGTTCCGAATCGAGAGCACTGGAGGTTTGACGCAACTGCCTGGCTCGCCGATCGACCTGCCCATGGGTGCGGGAGTGCTGCTTGTTGACCCTGGCGGGCGGTTCCTCTTCATGCGGCTCGACAGGATCTGGGATACGTGGTCTGTGGATGCAAACACAGGTCAGCTTACGGAAGTTGGCACTTCAGGAACAGCAGGCACTGGGTTCCAGCCCGCAATCAGTCACGATGGAAAATTCCTATTCAATATCGACACTAGCAATGTGGAGAACAAGCAGGTCGTCGTTGACGCCGTGGATACAAATGGCACGGCTACGCCTGTTGCTGGGTCTCCATTTTCAACGGATAGCGCTAACACGCCATCCGCAGTCGCTGTCTCGCCACTTGGAAATTTCGTGTTTGTAACTAACTTCCACGACACGGGACCAATCGTGTCCCCTCCAACGAATGGCGACATCAGCGTGTTCTCACTCGCCAGAGATGGATCATTGACCCCGGTGCCCGGTTCACCGTTCCCCGCCGGACTCAACCCGGGCGGACCGGTCATCACACCGGATGGCAAGTTCCTCTACATTCGGGCATCACAGGCTGACGGAGCGGATGAAATCGAAGGTTTCAGCATTGCAAGCTCGGGTGCTCTCGCCCCGCTCGCGAATAATCCGCAGGCTACTGGTTTCATAGAGGCAGGAATCGCAATGGATCGATCCGACTGGAGATTTTCTGTTCGTCGCCAGCGACAACGACACGAAGAGCTTTAG
- a CDS encoding TolC family protein, with product MKARGIIFMLLACAFAQSVSAQQSEVITLEQALARARNRGPQIILSQYRIDEARGRLAGASVFLQENPTVETAIGPRISPSGDTTDYDVSLSQSFELGGRRSARMAGARAGLERETAASRDVLRRLLRDVSVAFARGLAAKQRLKLAEQSSKIAGELFQSMERRYQAGDVPILDVNLARNSAARARADVRSSQAAYASAVGELRILLGVTAEEPLDIAGDLRDRRRFDLSTLTALCSERPDLRALAAERDEAQAEVQLGNAFRWPTVAPSFNYKRDQGDRIVQGGLSFTLPLFNRGQELQAVGQARTRRLERELEASKRAVWVEVQTAYDVYNLQVSAVEELERDALPSLEENETLARRSFEEGEIGLAELLLIRREALETRIAYAERLFEAAVAGIELEARAGVLR from the coding sequence GTGAAAGCCAGGGGAATCATATTCATGCTGTTGGCCTGCGCGTTTGCGCAGAGTGTCTCTGCGCAGCAGTCCGAGGTCATTACCCTCGAACAGGCTCTTGCAAGAGCGCGCAACCGCGGACCGCAGATCATTTTGTCTCAATACCGCATTGACGAAGCACGCGGCCGACTCGCTGGAGCTTCGGTGTTCCTACAGGAAAACCCCACAGTCGAAACAGCAATTGGGCCTCGTATTTCCCCGAGTGGAGACACGACGGATTATGACGTGTCCCTGAGTCAGTCGTTCGAGCTTGGCGGCCGGCGCAGCGCGCGAATGGCCGGGGCTCGCGCCGGACTCGAACGCGAAACTGCCGCCAGCCGTGACGTACTCCGCCGGTTGCTGCGCGATGTCAGTGTAGCGTTTGCCAGAGGATTGGCCGCCAAGCAACGGCTCAAGCTCGCTGAGCAATCCAGCAAGATTGCGGGCGAACTGTTTCAGAGTATGGAGCGGCGTTATCAGGCGGGAGACGTTCCAATCCTCGACGTGAATCTCGCTCGCAACAGCGCGGCAAGAGCACGGGCTGACGTTCGGTCATCCCAAGCTGCGTACGCCTCTGCAGTCGGAGAGCTTCGCATCTTGTTGGGTGTGACCGCGGAAGAACCACTCGACATCGCCGGCGATCTCCGCGATCGCCGCCGTTTTGATTTATCTACGTTGACCGCGTTGTGCAGCGAACGACCGGACCTACGCGCACTCGCAGCAGAACGAGACGAAGCGCAGGCCGAGGTTCAGCTCGGCAATGCATTCCGTTGGCCAACGGTGGCCCCCTCTTTCAATTACAAGCGCGATCAGGGTGACCGAATCGTGCAGGGAGGACTCAGCTTCACGCTGCCGCTTTTCAATCGAGGCCAGGAGCTGCAAGCGGTCGGACAGGCCCGCACGCGGCGGCTCGAACGCGAACTCGAGGCGTCGAAGCGAGCTGTGTGGGTTGAAGTCCAAACGGCGTACGACGTTTATAACCTTCAGGTTTCCGCAGTCGAGGAGCTTGAACGCGATGCGCTACCGAGCTTGGAGGAGAACGAAACTTTGGCGCGACGTAGCTTCGAAGAGGGCGAGATCGGCCTGGCCGAACTGCTGCTGATCCGGCGCGAGGCACTTGAAACGCGTATCGCTTACGCAGAGCGGCTCTTCGAGGCCGCAGTAGCAGGAATCGAGCTAGAAGCACGAGCGGGGGTACTACGATGA
- a CDS encoding beta-propeller fold lactonase family protein: MKTLARTLSAVIAVVVLSAAVMMMNASKKNVRTMAYVSNADSRDIYVMELSEIDGSVNVVQRMTVTGTVMPLSISPDRKYLYASLRSEPNSVSSFSINQDSGKLTPIKTVPLADDMAYLSTDRTGRYLFGASYFGNKFSVNAIGPNGEVDPKPLRVIQTGKNAHCVATDPSNRFLFVSNLGDDAVMQYHFNEANGEVTPNDPPAVKTKKGAGPRHFIFHPNRRFVFGTNEIDGTVNTYRLNVPGTLTLLASNSVLSAGFEGKPWTADIHITPDGRFLYASERTSSTITAFRVDGDDGKLSLVGTYPTETQPRGFNIDPSGKFLLTAGQKSNSVSNYAIDQNTGALRKVSDVNVGKNPNWIAITELPITELPR, encoded by the coding sequence ATGAAGACACTTGCGCGAACGCTTTCGGCCGTGATTGCTGTGGTTGTACTTAGCGCAGCGGTTATGATGATGAATGCCTCCAAGAAAAATGTCCGCACGATGGCGTACGTCTCAAATGCCGATAGCCGCGATATCTATGTGATGGAGTTAAGCGAAATTGACGGTAGCGTAAACGTCGTCCAGAGAATGACGGTTACAGGCACTGTCATGCCGCTGTCGATCAGCCCCGACCGCAAGTATCTTTACGCATCGCTCCGCTCGGAACCGAATTCGGTCAGCAGCTTTTCAATCAATCAGGACAGCGGAAAGCTGACACCCATAAAAACCGTCCCCTTGGCTGATGACATGGCGTACCTCTCAACGGACCGTACGGGCCGCTACCTGTTTGGCGCCTCATACTTCGGCAACAAGTTCTCGGTCAACGCCATCGGCCCCAATGGCGAAGTAGATCCAAAACCGCTGCGCGTGATACAGACAGGTAAGAACGCACACTGTGTCGCGACGGATCCATCCAATAGATTTCTGTTCGTCTCCAACCTCGGCGATGACGCTGTCATGCAGTACCACTTTAACGAAGCTAACGGCGAGGTCACGCCAAACGATCCTCCGGCTGTTAAAACCAAAAAAGGCGCCGGTCCACGCCATTTCATATTTCACCCGAACCGCCGTTTCGTATTCGGCACCAACGAAATCGACGGCACAGTGAATACCTATCGGCTCAATGTTCCCGGCACGCTCACGCTGCTCGCTTCGAATTCGGTGCTGTCCGCCGGTTTCGAGGGCAAGCCCTGGACCGCCGACATTCACATCACGCCCGATGGCAGGTTCCTCTATGCCTCCGAGCGCACCTCCAGCACGATCACGGCATTCCGGGTTGACGGAGACGACGGCAAGCTATCGCTGGTAGGCACATATCCGACCGAGACGCAGCCGCGGGGGTTCAATATCGACCCCAGCGGAAAATTTCTGCTAACAGCCGGCCAGAAATCGAATAGCGTGAGCAACTATGCCATTGATCAGAACACCGGGGCATTGCGCAAGGTGTCAGACGTGAACGTCGGGAAAAATCCCAATTGGATCGCAATCACGGAATTGCCTATCACGGAACTGCCTCGCTAG
- a CDS encoding HdeD family acid-resistance protein, translating into MNSTSMLMELGYLRHNWGWFLALGIIQIVIGIVALGFMPAATIGTVLVFGWLMLVGGIVEAVYAFRSRGGGGFLLHLAGAVLGVLIGLLVVTHPVAGALAWTLLFASLFTVGGLFHVIAAASLRYPKWGWSVFDGAITLLLGIMLWAEWPVSGFWFLGLALGVSLVLRGWSHVMFALAVRKVKSQAPIRRVA; encoded by the coding sequence ATGAATTCCACTTCGATGCTCATGGAACTTGGATATCTACGACACAATTGGGGATGGTTTCTCGCACTGGGGATTATCCAGATTGTCATCGGAATTGTTGCTCTCGGGTTTATGCCCGCAGCCACGATCGGTACCGTCTTAGTGTTCGGATGGCTAATGCTGGTCGGCGGCATTGTTGAGGCTGTTTACGCTTTTCGATCACGCGGCGGGGGAGGATTCCTTCTTCATCTTGCGGGTGCCGTTCTTGGCGTGCTGATTGGCTTGCTCGTCGTCACCCATCCGGTTGCTGGCGCTCTCGCGTGGACGCTGCTGTTCGCCTCGTTGTTTACGGTCGGCGGACTCTTCCACGTCATCGCTGCCGCCTCGTTGAGATATCCCAAATGGGGCTGGTCGGTATTTGACGGCGCTATCACGCTGCTGCTCGGAATCATGCTCTGGGCCGAATGGCCGGTTTCGGGATTCTGGTTCCTGGGATTGGCGCTTGGGGTTAGCCTGGTTTTGCGTGGCTGGTCACACGTGATGTTCGCTCTCGCCGTTCGCAAAGTTAAGTCTCAGGCTCCCATTCGCCGTGTAGCCTGA
- a CDS encoding efflux RND transporter periplasmic adaptor subunit — translation MKIITTALIAILFLTGCSKPEKKQAEQDSATPVAKEAKREDTSILHIEQSMLRDLRITTTAVEFRTGGESMAILGELHPNENAYAEIGAPIPSRIVSINVAPGQAVSAGKILAVLQSSEVGKARSDAITAQARLELAKRTLERKQRLGAEKIVAQREIQEADANMEAAAAELRAAKATLRSLGLSAADAENLTDNPNFSLRSPVSGTVIDRNAVQGQLAEPSKPLFRVGNLGRLWLTVHAFERDAVRVMTGSTARIAFPALPGRSFSGKVTLVGKQVEADSRTVPIRIEVENRDGVLRPGMSATAWLKVCADNGKVLAVPAASLQRLQEKWIIFIPKAEREFEMRTVGRGRDLGGEVEILSGLKAGETVVVDGAFLLKAQSERSLGEGEEHNH, via the coding sequence ATGAAAATCATTACTACAGCACTCATAGCAATTCTGTTCCTAACGGGATGTTCTAAGCCGGAGAAGAAACAAGCCGAGCAAGATTCGGCGACTCCGGTTGCGAAAGAAGCAAAGCGCGAAGACACGTCCATTCTGCACATCGAGCAGTCGATGCTTCGTGATCTCCGCATCACCACGACAGCAGTCGAGTTCCGTACGGGAGGCGAGAGCATGGCGATTCTGGGCGAGTTGCATCCGAACGAGAATGCCTATGCCGAGATCGGTGCTCCTATCCCGAGTCGGATTGTTAGCATCAATGTCGCTCCCGGCCAAGCCGTGAGTGCGGGCAAGATTCTGGCAGTGTTGCAGAGCAGCGAGGTTGGGAAGGCACGGTCAGACGCCATTACAGCGCAAGCACGGTTGGAACTGGCGAAGCGGACGCTCGAACGGAAGCAACGGCTCGGAGCTGAGAAAATCGTGGCACAGCGCGAGATTCAGGAAGCCGACGCCAACATGGAGGCCGCAGCGGCCGAACTTCGCGCAGCCAAAGCAACGCTCCGCTCTCTCGGCCTCAGCGCAGCGGATGCAGAGAATCTTACTGACAACCCAAACTTCTCTCTGCGCAGCCCCGTCTCAGGCACGGTGATTGATCGTAACGCGGTGCAGGGTCAACTCGCCGAACCAAGCAAGCCATTGTTTCGAGTCGGCAACCTTGGCCGGCTGTGGCTGACAGTACACGCATTTGAACGAGACGCGGTGCGCGTGATGACAGGAAGTACTGCTCGAATCGCTTTCCCGGCACTGCCTGGTCGCTCCTTCAGCGGCAAGGTGACTCTCGTCGGCAAACAAGTTGAGGCAGATTCCCGAACCGTTCCCATTCGAATTGAAGTTGAGAACCGCGACGGGGTGCTGCGTCCAGGCATGTCGGCAACCGCGTGGCTTAAGGTCTGCGCGGATAACGGCAAAGTGCTGGCAGTCCCTGCAGCTTCTCTTCAGCGGCTTCAGGAGAAGTGGATTATTTTCATTCCCAAAGCGGAGAGGGAGTTCGAAATGAGAACGGTAGGTCGCGGACGAGACCTCGGAGGTGAAGTCGAAATTCTCTCCGGACTGAAGGCCGGAGAGACCGTTGTGGTTGATGGAGCGTTCCTCTTGAAAGCACAGTCCGAGCGGTCGCTAGGCGAAGGCGAAGAACACAATCACTAG